In Candidatus Nitrosarchaeum limnium SFB1, the following proteins share a genomic window:
- a CDS encoding GTPase: MKSIFVTGTAGAGKSLLTSKLYEYYTKNSAFAAVLNLDPGVQNLPYTCDIDVRDYVNVIDIMQQYDLGPNGAVVMANDLIASKIDEIQEQINKVNPDYLIVDTPGQIELFAYRSSGRFVVENISSEEKTSIFLFDGALVTTPVNFVSIALLATSIKLRLGLPTINVITKTDLIGSKLRNIIDWSSNIKLLENAIAAETDGETYSLTTNILRGLNLGGFAQGLIPVSNVTGDGLVNLEGALSRILNLGEEVED, encoded by the coding sequence TTGAAATCAATTTTTGTAACAGGAACAGCAGGGGCAGGAAAATCTCTTTTAACATCAAAACTTTACGAGTATTATACAAAGAATAGTGCGTTTGCAGCTGTATTGAATTTAGATCCTGGTGTTCAAAATTTACCTTACACATGTGATATTGATGTTAGAGATTATGTAAATGTGATAGACATAATGCAACAATATGATTTAGGTCCAAACGGTGCTGTAGTAATGGCAAATGACCTAATTGCTTCAAAGATTGATGAAATTCAGGAGCAAATTAACAAAGTCAATCCAGATTATCTAATTGTAGATACTCCAGGTCAAATTGAATTATTTGCATATCGTTCTAGTGGCAGATTTGTTGTTGAAAATATTTCATCTGAAGAAAAAACAAGCATATTTCTTTTTGATGGTGCACTAGTAACAACTCCTGTAAATTTTGTATCAATTGCACTTCTTGCAACTTCAATAAAATTACGATTAGGTTTACCAACAATCAATGTTATTACCAAAACAGATCTAATTGGTTCTAAACTAAGAAATATCATAGATTGGTCTAGCAATATTAAATTATTAGAAAATGCTATTGCTGCAGAAACAGATGGTGAAACATACAGTCTAACTACAAACATTTTACGTGGTTTAAATCTAGGAGGTTTTGCACAGGGGTTAATCCCAGTTTCCAATGTTACTGGAGATGGATTAGTAAATTTAGAAGGAGCTCTTAGCAGAATTCTTAATTTGGGTGAGGAGGTAGAAGATTAG
- a CDS encoding hypothetical protein (hypothetical protein Nmar_0043), translating into MNWRIIAIPATLIPILIIAIRFDIKFEDVLAIGIIPFVLAVVSMIIKLGLQGIKFAYIAQKYLGKFDSFWKLCGVRVGSEFIKFTTPMFVGAEFVVIYYLHKKGVAPSKSTWIAIMDIVTEVFAGGLLSIMAGIFALMNGAYVIGALILGISITITSLWMVLFFLSSRRTFQVPKVFGRLVKRFSKEKGVKYIDQTNSWMEEVCTMSRKNLRTSESKKVFTISFLFSLASWSFYGISFMIIAMGTGYIIDTFHSIMAVMGANAIGNLPITVGGSGLAEFGIIAYLNNLDPFNLTIPQGTVAWDAVIGWRIATYYVPILVTWLLLVKLALSKIKKNENL; encoded by the coding sequence ATGAACTGGAGAATAATTGCTATTCCTGCTACTCTCATTCCCATTTTAATAATTGCAATCAGATTTGATATAAAATTTGAAGATGTATTGGCAATTGGAATTATCCCGTTTGTTTTAGCTGTTGTTTCTATGATAATTAAACTAGGCCTTCAAGGAATAAAATTTGCATACATTGCACAAAAATATCTTGGAAAATTTGATTCATTTTGGAAGTTATGCGGTGTTAGAGTTGGAAGCGAATTTATCAAATTCACAACTCCAATGTTTGTAGGTGCAGAATTTGTTGTAATTTACTATTTACATAAAAAAGGAGTTGCACCTTCCAAATCAACTTGGATTGCAATAATGGATATTGTTACTGAAGTTTTTGCAGGAGGCTTGTTGTCAATTATGGCTGGTATATTTGCATTGATGAATGGAGCATATGTTATAGGAGCTTTAATTTTGGGAATTAGTATAACAATTACTTCATTATGGATGGTTTTGTTCTTTTTGTCATCAAGGAGAACTTTCCAAGTTCCAAAAGTCTTTGGTAGGTTAGTAAAAAGATTTAGTAAAGAAAAAGGTGTAAAGTATATTGATCAAACTAATTCATGGATGGAAGAAGTTTGTACAATGAGTAGAAAAAATCTTCGAACATCAGAATCAAAAAAAGTATTTACTATCTCTTTTCTATTTTCCCTTGCGTCTTGGTCGTTTTATGGAATCTCTTTTATGATAATTGCAATGGGAACTGGTTACATTATTGATACTTTCCATTCAATTATGGCAGTAATGGGTGCAAACGCAATTGGAAACTTGCCAATTACAGTAGGAGGTTCTGGGTTGGCTGAGTTTGGCATTATTGCATATCTAAATAATTTGGATCCGTTCAATCTTACTATTCCACAAGGAACAGTTGCATGGGATGCAGTAATTGGTTGGAGAATTGCAACATATTATGTTCCTATTTTGGTTACATGGCTTTTACTTGTAAAACTAGCCTTGAGCAAAATCAAAAAGAATGAAAATTTGTAG
- a CDS encoding short-chain dehydrogenase/reductase SDR, whose product MDFKDKVVLITGASSGIGRETAVQFAKKGSNLILVARRKGKLEQLDHALKTYQISTLVCECDVSDKLQVENMSKLVLEKFGHVDILVNNAGFAIYGSVSDLTIDEIESQMATNYFGMIYCIKNFLPSMIQKKSGHIVNVASVAASIGLPGIASYCASKFAMLGFSEGLKHELKGSGVGITVVSPIMVSTNFFDNPSFQKMPKFSLSLSDVTVAKTILRAANSPRLEIIVPSVVRGAVWIKNTFPYLINPILGMAFKSKYSK is encoded by the coding sequence ATGGACTTTAAAGATAAAGTTGTACTAATTACAGGTGCTTCATCTGGAATTGGTAGAGAAACCGCTGTACAATTTGCTAAAAAAGGTTCTAATTTGATTCTAGTTGCAAGAAGAAAAGGAAAACTAGAACAACTTGATCATGCTCTAAAAACTTATCAAATCTCTACTCTAGTTTGTGAATGTGATGTTTCTGATAAACTACAAGTAGAAAATATGTCAAAACTTGTTTTAGAAAAATTTGGACATGTTGATATTTTGGTAAATAACGCTGGATTTGCTATCTATGGATCCGTTTCTGATTTAACAATTGATGAGATAGAATCACAAATGGCAACAAATTATTTTGGCATGATCTATTGCATCAAAAATTTTCTTCCATCAATGATTCAAAAAAAATCTGGGCACATTGTTAATGTTGCATCTGTTGCTGCAAGCATTGGTTTGCCTGGTATTGCATCTTACTGTGCATCTAAATTTGCAATGTTGGGTTTTTCTGAAGGTCTAAAACATGAGCTTAAAGGTTCTGGTGTTGGAATTACTGTTGTAAGCCCAATAATGGTTAGCACTAACTTTTTTGATAATCCATCATTTCAAAAAATGCCAAAATTCTCTTTATCACTAAGTGATGTAACTGTTGCAAAAACCATTCTTAGAGCAGCAAATTCTCCAAGATTAGAGATTATTGTTCCTTCAGTAGTCCGTGGAGCTGTATGGATAAAAAACACATTCCCGTATTTAATTAATCCAATTTTAGGAATGGCTTTTAAAAGTAAATATTCAAAGTGA
- a CDS encoding hypothetical protein (hypothetical protein Nmar_0045) — protein sequence MVKKTVEEKPAKKEKKSAKKDDIPDWVTDEIQNAKFQKPEELKRTGYILEIYDLDNKIDAQLYDPVEDGRHIVTLDLPKKIKISDLEKGVVYEFTFDQHKAH from the coding sequence ATGGTCAAAAAGACAGTCGAAGAAAAACCTGCTAAGAAAGAAAAGAAATCTGCAAAGAAAGACGATATTCCTGATTGGGTAACTGATGAAATTCAAAATGCAAAGTTTCAAAAACCAGAGGAATTAAAAAGAACTGGCTATATTCTTGAAATTTATGATTTAGATAATAAAATAGATGCACAGTTGTATGATCCAGTTGAAGATGGAAGACACATAGTTACATTAGATTTACCAAAAAAAATTAAAATCTCAGATTTAGAAAAAGGAGTGGTTTATGAATTCACTTTTGATCAACACAAGGCACATTAA
- a CDS encoding hypothetical protein (hypothetical protein Nmar_0046) codes for MPNCPECTAREKKKIQAKYEAETPEENRGREDLFKLFDEVEIPMKLDAATKHFICKRCGLYATREQVSDIKYRLNQKERTREDKQDDYLEWWQKSKKDKELN; via the coding sequence GTGCCTAACTGTCCAGAATGTACTGCAAGAGAGAAGAAGAAAATACAAGCAAAGTATGAAGCTGAAACTCCTGAAGAAAATAGAGGTAGAGAAGATTTATTCAAATTATTTGATGAAGTAGAGATTCCAATGAAATTAGATGCTGCTACAAAACATTTCATTTGTAAGCGATGTGGTCTTTACGCTACACGTGAACAAGTTTCTGACATCAAATATAGATTAAATCAGAAAGAGAGAACTCGGGAAGATAAACAAGATGATTATCTAGAATGGTGGCAAAAAAGTAAAAAAGATAAAGAACTAAACTAG
- a CDS encoding hypothetical protein (hypothetical protein Nmar_0047), translating into MLKIGEFIYPWGGGHYSRMMRLNSILDKHIKEKFELHYSSKDHVYQKLLEKFPNNKDQIHEILMPTPIDGKFGPSISLSLLNIVFPISKNPPLLKQIASYLRKESKLYDKEKFDLVINDGDMGSNILAKNRNIPSLFITNQFRPKLYKSRSYFYPALIYVSKQIEKASKILVADSPPPYTMCEYNLNFTKEMMNKVTYVGHFTNDTNIEKNPTSDLEKLVENSEFGYWMRTGNKSTNDGTGQRYEQVFHQNEMKNEKRIVSHAKSDSTIDSVLGKDGKKYTISSALEKKIEWIQIDVGFLSEQQKETILKLSKYAVVNGSHTVMGEILGGKAKPIIGIPIYDEHVNNIKWAEEKNLGVLAVKTKQVIEAISKIKENYNKFEENLGDFSKNFNPNGAENTAKIAASVLEEKK; encoded by the coding sequence ATGTTAAAAATTGGCGAATTCATCTATCCATGGGGTGGAGGTCATTATTCTCGAATGATGAGACTAAATTCTATATTAGATAAACATATCAAAGAAAAATTTGAATTGCATTATTCTAGTAAAGATCATGTTTATCAGAAATTACTTGAAAAGTTTCCTAACAACAAAGATCAGATTCACGAAATATTAATGCCAACTCCAATTGATGGAAAATTTGGGCCAAGTATTTCATTATCACTGTTAAATATAGTATTTCCAATCTCAAAAAATCCTCCTTTGCTTAAACAAATTGCAAGCTATTTGAGAAAAGAAAGTAAATTGTATGATAAAGAAAAATTTGATCTTGTGATTAATGATGGGGATATGGGTTCAAATATTTTAGCAAAAAATCGCAATATTCCAAGTTTATTTATAACAAATCAGTTTAGGCCTAAATTATACAAATCAAGATCATATTTTTATCCTGCATTAATTTATGTTTCCAAACAGATTGAAAAAGCTTCAAAAATTTTGGTAGCGGATTCTCCACCTCCATATACAATGTGTGAATATAATTTAAATTTTACAAAAGAGATGATGAATAAAGTAACATATGTTGGTCATTTTACAAACGATACCAACATAGAGAAAAATCCTACATCAGATCTTGAAAAACTTGTAGAAAATTCTGAGTTTGGATATTGGATGAGAACAGGAAATAAATCAACTAATGATGGAACAGGTCAAAGATATGAACAAGTTTTTCATCAAAATGAAATGAAAAATGAAAAAAGAATTGTATCTCATGCAAAAAGTGATTCAACTATTGATTCTGTTTTAGGAAAAGATGGAAAAAAATACACAATATCCAGTGCTTTGGAGAAAAAGATTGAATGGATTCAGATTGATGTGGGTTTTTTATCAGAACAACAAAAAGAGACCATTTTGAAATTAAGTAAATATGCAGTGGTAAATGGCTCTCACACTGTAATGGGAGAAATTCTTGGAGGTAAAGCAAAACCAATAATTGGAATTCCAATTTATGATGAACATGTTAATAACATAAAATGGGCTGAGGAAAAAAATCTTGGAGTACTAGCTGTGAAAACAAAGCAAGTAATTGAGGCTATTTCAAAAATTAAAGAAAATTATAATAAATTTGAAGAAAATTTGGGTGATTTTTCCAAGAATTTTAATCCAAATGGGGCAGAAAATACGGCAAAGATCGCTGCAAGTGTTCTGGAAGAAAAGAAATAA
- a CDS encoding thiamine biosynthesis ATP pyrophosphatase-like protein, with the protein MEDISYVVVFPTLFSKNKIPQLIINIKKIMKIQNQEFKSVKRDGDIILVDANDPVFASSVINLLFGIEKIAIARQVKNDFQKVVSEITTIGGNLLLKGERFLVRVEGTTKGFFTKDIEIASTSNIIEKKVNMGARPGTDENFDKLLYTYLTKNNAYVCIFSDKGHGGIPYQSQNRNAICCVYDEISAISCFETIKQGYDTKIIICYRQKSELMNLIKTINQIIPRLVKQEILLEFFHLKINQAGIKNYLIFVNSILEIMIHEAKSNKINHISHALSPLMFSAEFIDYSMKKVFQKDLLLIIPLSGVDTKLFEEAKEIGLEKQIPKLEKLFMINSNEIPNFSSKDVDFALKTKKRVTVKVGPNNVHDILDSLE; encoded by the coding sequence ATGGAAGATATTTCTTATGTAGTAGTTTTTCCAACACTTTTTTCCAAAAACAAAATTCCACAACTAATTATAAATATTAAAAAAATTATGAAGATTCAAAATCAAGAATTCAAATCAGTAAAACGTGATGGTGATATTATTCTAGTTGATGCAAATGATCCTGTATTTGCATCATCAGTAATAAATTTACTTTTTGGTATTGAAAAAATAGCTATAGCACGACAGGTAAAAAATGATTTTCAAAAAGTTGTTTCAGAAATTACTACGATAGGTGGTAATTTACTTCTAAAGGGGGAAAGATTTCTTGTAAGAGTTGAAGGTACAACTAAAGGATTCTTTACTAAAGATATTGAAATTGCATCAACATCTAACATTATAGAAAAAAAAGTTAACATGGGTGCTCGTCCTGGTACAGATGAAAATTTTGATAAGTTGTTGTACACTTATCTTACAAAAAATAATGCATATGTCTGTATTTTTTCAGATAAAGGTCATGGAGGAATACCATATCAATCTCAAAATAGAAATGCCATATGTTGTGTATATGATGAGATTTCTGCGATTTCATGTTTTGAAACAATAAAACAAGGATATGATACAAAAATCATAATCTGTTATAGACAAAAATCTGAATTGATGAATTTAATTAAAACAATCAATCAAATAATTCCAAGACTAGTAAAACAAGAGATATTGTTAGAATTTTTTCATCTAAAAATTAATCAAGCCGGAATCAAAAATTATTTAATATTTGTAAATTCCATACTAGAAATTATGATACATGAAGCCAAGTCAAATAAGATAAACCATATTTCTCATGCATTATCTCCGTTGATGTTCTCTGCAGAGTTTATTGATTACTCCATGAAGAAAGTATTTCAAAAAGATCTATTACTAATCATACCATTAAGTGGAGTAGATACCAAACTTTTTGAAGAAGCCAAAGAAATAGGATTAGAAAAACAAATTCCCAAGTTAGAAAAATTATTTATGATTAATTCCAATGAAATACCAAATTTTTCAAGTAAAGATGTAGATTTTGCACTGAAAACGAAGAAAAGAGTCACTGTAAAAGTAGGACCAAATAATGTTCATGACATTTTAGATTCCCTAGAATAA
- a CDS encoding adenylylsulfate reductase, thioredoxin dependent codes for MKFTQEQVDELNSKIKTTNEALQWVSDNLHPRVAKASSFGAEDAVIMDIMLKINPKFRFFTLDTGRLPQETYDIMDIVRKKYNITIEVLFPNTKEVEDMVREKGMNLFYESVENRKLCCEIRKVHPINRMLSTLDGWITGLRRDQTEVRKDVNIFQIDHGHGGILKINPIIDWTWDQIQDYIKKNNLPYNSLLDKGYPSIGCEPCTRAIKPGEDLRAGRWWWEQGEHKECGLHIDHK; via the coding sequence GTGAAATTTACTCAAGAACAAGTTGATGAACTCAATTCAAAAATAAAAACTACAAATGAGGCACTTCAATGGGTCTCTGATAATCTTCATCCACGAGTCGCAAAAGCATCAAGTTTTGGTGCAGAAGATGCAGTAATTATGGATATTATGCTAAAAATTAATCCTAAATTTAGATTCTTTACATTAGATACAGGAAGACTGCCACAAGAAACTTATGATATTATGGATATTGTAAGAAAAAAATATAACATAACAATTGAGGTTTTGTTTCCTAATACTAAGGAAGTTGAAGACATGGTAAGAGAAAAGGGAATGAATCTATTTTATGAAAGTGTAGAAAACAGAAAACTATGTTGTGAAATTCGTAAAGTACATCCGATTAACAGAATGTTATCAACACTAGATGGTTGGATTACTGGACTAAGACGTGATCAAACTGAAGTAAGAAAAGATGTGAATATTTTCCAAATAGATCATGGACATGGTGGAATTTTAAAAATTAACCCAATAATTGATTGGACTTGGGATCAAATTCAAGATTATATTAAGAAAAATAATCTACCTTACAACAGTTTACTTGACAAAGGTTATCCAAGTATTGGATGTGAACCATGTACAAGAGCAATTAAACCTGGAGAAGACTTGAGGGCTGGACGTTGGTGGTGGGAACAAGGAGAACACAAAGAGTGTGGCCTTCATATAGACCATAAATAG
- a CDS encoding sulfate adenylyltransferase: MSETIKPHGGKLVNRITKADPSGLFSITITEDLANDVENIADGIFSPLEGFLGKKDFENVISKGRLSNGLAWTIPIVLDVDKSTAEQMKKAGKVLLQNHQGVGIAILHVKEIFTFDKEKTAKGVYGTIDSTHPGVAKTMSMQDYLVGGKIDYIQRPEENEIRKYRLTPLQTREAFAKAGWKTIVAFQTRNPPHVAHEMLQKTSITTRDGVFVNPVIGKKKSGDFVDEVIVKCYETMIEHYYPENRCKLGTLHTEMKYAGPKEAIHHAIMRQNYGCTHIIIGRDHAGVGTFYDPFAAQKIFDDYPELEIKPVFFPAFFYCRKCLTYTNPKACPHGDDAKEQISGTKLRQMIDEGKSPSEFILRPEVSKVILEYPHPFVD, encoded by the coding sequence ATGTCTGAAACAATTAAACCTCATGGTGGAAAACTGGTAAACAGAATTACCAAAGCTGATCCATCTGGATTATTTTCTATTACTATTACAGAAGACCTTGCAAACGACGTTGAAAACATTGCAGATGGGATCTTTAGTCCTTTAGAGGGATTCTTGGGAAAAAAAGACTTTGAAAATGTAATATCAAAAGGCAGACTATCAAACGGATTGGCATGGACCATTCCAATAGTTCTTGATGTGGACAAATCAACTGCTGAACAAATGAAAAAAGCGGGTAAGGTATTACTACAAAATCATCAAGGAGTAGGAATTGCAATATTGCATGTCAAAGAGATATTTACTTTTGACAAAGAAAAAACTGCAAAGGGCGTTTATGGAACTATTGATTCAACACACCCTGGAGTTGCAAAGACAATGTCTATGCAAGATTATTTGGTAGGAGGCAAAATTGATTATATTCAAAGACCTGAAGAGAATGAAATTAGAAAATATAGATTAACTCCGTTACAAACTAGAGAGGCATTTGCAAAAGCTGGATGGAAGACAATTGTTGCTTTTCAGACTAGAAATCCACCACATGTAGCCCATGAAATGCTTCAAAAAACATCAATTACAACAAGAGATGGAGTATTTGTAAATCCGGTAATTGGAAAGAAAAAGTCTGGTGACTTTGTAGATGAAGTAATTGTAAAATGCTATGAAACTATGATTGAGCACTATTATCCTGAAAACAGATGCAAACTTGGAACCTTACATACTGAAATGAAGTATGCAGGTCCAAAAGAAGCAATACATCATGCAATCATGAGACAAAACTATGGATGTACACACATAATTATTGGTAGAGATCATGCAGGAGTTGGTACATTTTATGATCCATTTGCAGCACAAAAAATCTTTGATGACTATCCAGAATTAGAAATTAAACCTGTGTTCTTTCCTGCATTTTTCTATTGCAGAAAATGTCTTACATACACAAATCCAAAAGCATGTCCACATGGTGATGACGCAAAAGAACAAATCAGCGGAACAAAACTGCGACAAATGATAGATGAAGGTAAATCTCCATCTGAATTTATCTTGCGACCCGAAGTCTCAAAGGTAATACTAGAATATCCTCATCCGTTTGTTGATTAG
- a CDS encoding hypothetical protein (hypothetical protein Nmar_0051), translated as MKYIFVLILIFGFVISPVFAQESKNPSLIIETIEIPSYEFNKILRDATIIQMERPHGISWQVTIDNNLVYANPNGNAVMRLYDKDNSEKFIEVGMGAQPNEKFWVAVQTPKEGYVVVHNDLERGWSPTSKTIVSYTERAGLTVNNGARIVVSNLDIGAFVINAYSVYGMESSTDPPAINSGSLIAEFISGDPAKNPFALFPFYIAAAIGILVGVLYLTKKRS; from the coding sequence GTGAAATATATTTTTGTATTAATTTTGATTTTTGGATTTGTCATTTCACCTGTTTTTGCACAAGAATCAAAAAATCCTTCATTGATTATTGAAACAATAGAAATTCCATCATACGAATTTAATAAAATTCTTCGAGATGCAACCATTATTCAAATGGAAAGACCACATGGAATAAGCTGGCAAGTTACTATTGACAATAATCTTGTATATGCAAATCCTAATGGAAATGCAGTAATGAGACTATACGACAAAGATAATTCTGAAAAATTTATTGAAGTAGGAATGGGTGCACAACCAAACGAAAAGTTCTGGGTTGCAGTACAGACTCCAAAGGAGGGATATGTTGTAGTACATAATGATTTGGAGCGTGGATGGTCTCCAACATCTAAGACAATTGTATCTTACACTGAAAGAGCAGGACTGACAGTAAATAACGGAGCAAGGATTGTAGTATCTAATCTTGATATTGGTGCATTTGTAATTAATGCTTATTCAGTTTATGGTATGGAAAGCTCCACTGATCCACCCGCAATAAACTCTGGTAGTTTGATTGCAGAATTCATTTCAGGTGATCCTGCAAAGAATCCTTTTGCATTATTTCCATTTTACATTGCTGCAGCAATTGGAATTCTTGTAGGAGTATTATATCTAACTAAGAAGCGTTCTTAG
- a CDS encoding DNA-(apurinic or apyrimidinic site) lyase: MTDTMNAVKPPRMTALRELHEAETGSFSILIGTILSARTKDETTTKAVKVLFSKYKNAKELANAKTKDVEKIIKSIGFYHVKSKRIIEVAKIIDSKYKGKVPDNLEKLVELPGVGRKTANCVLVYAFDKPAIPVDIHVHRISNRLGLVNTKTPEETEHELMRIIPKKILD; the protein is encoded by the coding sequence ATGACTGATACTATGAATGCAGTCAAGCCACCTAGAATGACTGCACTCAGAGAACTACATGAAGCAGAGACAGGATCATTTAGTATTTTGATTGGAACAATATTGTCTGCTAGAACAAAAGATGAAACCACAACAAAGGCAGTAAAAGTATTGTTTTCAAAATATAAAAATGCAAAGGAGCTTGCAAATGCAAAAACAAAAGATGTTGAAAAAATCATAAAGTCAATTGGATTCTATCATGTAAAATCAAAAAGAATAATCGAGGTTGCAAAAATTATTGATTCCAAGTATAAGGGAAAAGTTCCAGATAATCTAGAAAAACTTGTAGAACTGCCAGGCGTTGGAAGAAAAACAGCAAACTGTGTTCTAGTTTATGCATTTGACAAACCTGCAATCCCAGTAGATATCCATGTTCATAGAATCTCAAATAGATTAGGATTAGTAAATACAAAAACTCCAGAGGAAACAGAGCACGAATTAATGAGAATAATTCCAAAAAAAATTCTGGATTGA
- a CDS encoding hypothetical protein (hypothetical protein Nmar_0053) produces the protein MIFSTSFVFAFASSFAFLYFENNTFTAFVVVSSFVLADNIVPIKILNDPVSASCSSLSAVILGGLTAFIVSVIPRRIFCIICGILRTSIISVIVKLVLLELTKDEESALKGEQGEIMQMAYRILVATGEATDAERLVPIEWAHLSGVNYNTIGDAGEEFLLGISKKARVKVRTTLNPMGFDIDNVSDYNLDENFISKQLSIKNSYEAMGVTPSFSCIPYEIFDIPKEGTQVAFAESNAAIHANSYDNLKTNKESAFSALASAITGKSPYSSIRKEDSPNLTIRMKVKDPNELTYGMLGFFAGKVGDTSVNISDLGKMDNRQCKAMCGGMGTSGTCAKFLFGDGDPSCEKVDFDQKEMQNVHDELNTAEKGDLITLGSPQLGLEEISDLVGKLKGRSFQKRCMIFCPRTVKEQARKIGYTNELERAGCEILSDCCTCLTPLINKNDVDSVTTNSIKGAFYLKNSNGVDVNLKSLSQIVEDETR, from the coding sequence ATGATTTTTTCAACATCTTTTGTTTTTGCATTTGCAAGCTCCTTTGCATTTTTATATTTTGAAAACAATACTTTTACTGCCTTTGTTGTGGTTTCATCTTTTGTTCTAGCAGACAATATTGTTCCAATCAAAATACTAAATGATCCTGTCTCTGCTTCATGTAGTTCTCTGAGTGCAGTCATTCTAGGTGGCTTGACTGCATTCATAGTATCAGTCATTCCACGAAGAATTTTTTGCATCATATGTGGAATTTTACGTACAAGTATTATATCTGTAATAGTCAAACTAGTATTATTGGAATTAACGAAAGATGAAGAATCTGCTCTAAAAGGCGAGCAAGGTGAAATTATGCAGATGGCATACAGAATTTTAGTTGCAACTGGTGAAGCAACAGATGCTGAACGACTAGTACCAATAGAATGGGCACATCTTTCAGGTGTAAATTACAATACTATAGGGGATGCTGGTGAGGAATTTTTATTAGGAATCAGTAAGAAAGCTAGAGTCAAAGTTAGAACTACTTTGAATCCAATGGGATTTGATATTGATAATGTATCTGATTATAATTTAGATGAAAATTTTATCTCAAAACAACTCTCAATTAAAAATTCATATGAAGCAATGGGTGTTACTCCATCATTCTCATGCATCCCTTATGAAATCTTTGATATACCAAAAGAAGGAACACAAGTTGCATTTGCTGAAAGCAATGCCGCAATTCATGCAAATTCGTATGATAATCTAAAAACAAACAAAGAGAGTGCGTTTAGTGCACTTGCAAGTGCAATCACTGGAAAAAGTCCATACTCTTCAATACGAAAAGAAGATTCTCCAAATCTTACAATCAGGATGAAGGTAAAAGATCCAAATGAATTGACATATGGTATGCTTGGATTTTTTGCAGGAAAAGTAGGAGATACATCTGTAAATATTTCTGATCTTGGTAAAATGGACAACAGACAATGCAAAGCAATGTGTGGAGGTATGGGAACATCTGGTACTTGTGCCAAATTTCTTTTTGGCGATGGCGATCCCAGTTGTGAAAAAGTAGACTTTGATCAAAAAGAGATGCAAAATGTTCATGATGAATTAAACACTGCTGAGAAAGGTGACTTGATAACACTTGGTAGCCCGCAGCTGGGGTTAGAAGAGATTTCTGATCTTGTAGGCAAACTAAAGGGTCGTTCTTTTCAAAAAAGATGTATGATCTTTTGTCCTAGAACTGTAAAAGAACAAGCAAGAAAAATTGGTTATACAAACGAGCTAGAGCGAGCAGGATGTGAAATTCTATCTGATTGTTGTACATGCTTGACCCCTCTGATTAACAAAAATGATGTTGATTCTGTTACTACAAATAGTATCAAAGGTGCGTTTTATCTTAAAAATTCAAACGGTGTAGATGTTAATCTAAAGTCACTATCACAAATAGTTGAAGATGAGACTAGATGA
- a CDS encoding hypothetical protein (hypothetical protein Nmar_0054): MKILVQGKTEGVVLKSNSSINFLGTVDKKTGTISDNNHELYDKSIKNSILVFPSGVGSSVGAYTIYSIKSNNTAPLAMICQKADLTVATGCALANIPLLVDDKLFTSLQTGQKISIDTESSSPIKLL; the protein is encoded by the coding sequence ATGAAAATTTTAGTTCAAGGAAAGACAGAAGGAGTTGTTCTCAAATCAAACTCTTCAATTAATTTTTTAGGTACAGTAGATAAAAAAACTGGAACAATTAGCGACAATAATCATGAACTTTATGATAAATCAATTAAAAATTCGATTCTAGTTTTTCCATCTGGTGTTGGAAGCAGTGTTGGTGCATATACAATTTATTCTATCAAATCTAATAATACCGCACCATTGGCAATGATTTGTCAAAAAGCAGATCTTACTGTTGCAACTGGATGTGCGCTTGCTAACATTCCACTTTTGGTAGATGATAAATTATTTACATCACTTCAAACAGGACAAAAAATCTCAATAGATACTGAATCTTCTAGTCCTATAAAACTTCTCTAA